In Nocardioides bizhenqiangii, the DNA window TGGCCGGAGAGGTAACGGCTCCGATGCTCACCCGCACGCGCTCCGACGTCGTACGACGCCTGCTCGACAACGCCCGCTTCGAGGTGCTCCCGACCGCGCGGGTCGAGGAGGCCGTTGTCACCCACCTCGCGCCCGGCCGCACGGTCACTGTGACGGCCTCGCCGTCACAGGGCCTGGAGGCGACCCTCGCGCTGACCGAGCGGCTCGCGGCCCTCGGCTACGACGTCGTGCCCCACCTCGCGGCCCGGATGATCGCCGGTCGTTCCGAGCTGGCGGAGATCTCCGACCGCCTCCTGGGGTCGGGCGTGACGACGGTGTTCGTGCCGGGCGGTGACGCCGACCCGGTCGGCCCCTACGCCGGAGCACTGGACCTGCTCGACGATCTCGCGTCGATCGGCAACCCCTTCGCGGAGGTGGGGATCACGGGCTACCCCGAGTCCCACCCGACCATCCACGACGACGTCACGGTCCAGACCATGTGGGACAAGCGACGCCACGCCACCCAGATCGTCAGCAACCTGACCTTCGACCCGCGCGTCCTGGGCTCCTGGGTGCGGCGGGTCCGGGCGCGCGGCGTGACCACGCCGATCCTCGTCGGTCTCCCCGGCCCGGTCGACCGCACCAAGCTCCTGACCATGGCCACCAAGATCGGTGTGGGGGAGTCGACGAAGTTCCTCGCGAAGAACCGTGGCGTCTTCGGCCGGATCGCCGTGCCCGGAGGCTACGACCCGATGCGCCTGCTGACCCGTGCGGCGGGGGTCCTCGGCGACGACCGGATGCACGTCCGTGGCCTGCACCTCTTCACCTTCAACCAGGTGGCCGAGACCGAGGCCTGGCGCCGCGAGCAGCTGGCCCGGTGGGAGCGGTGAGCGCGGTCGCGGCCGGGGCGCCGGAGATGGCGCTGGCAGACGTGGAGCAGCAGCTGCTCGCCCGCTGGCCCGAGACCCGGATGGATCCCACGCTCGACCGCGTGGCCATGTTGCTCGGCCTGCTCGGGAGGCCCGAGACGGCGTACCGGTCGATCCACCTGACGGGCACCAACGGCAAGACCAGCACGGCTCGCATGGTCGAGGCGCTGCTCGCTGCGTGCGGGAGCCGGACCGGGCGGTTCACCAGTCCCCACCTGGAGAGCATGCGCGAGCGCATCTCCCTCGACCTGCACCCGATCGACGTCGATCGTTTCGTCCGCAGCTACCAGGCGGTCGCCGAGCAGGCCGCGGTGGTCGACTGCGCATCGACGCACCCCGTGTCCTTCTTCGAGATGACCGTCGCCATGGCGTACCAGGCGTTCGCCGCCCACGGCGTCGACGCGGCTGTCGTCGAGGTCGGCATGGGCGGCCGGTGGGACGCGACCAACGTCATCACGGCCGACGTCGCCGCGATCCTTCCGGTCGCGCTGGACCACACCGACTACCTCGGCCCGACCGTGGAGGCGATCGCCGCGGAGAAGGCGGGCATCATCAAGGCGGGCGCCGCCGCGGTCTCCGCACGCCAGCCGGACGACGTGTCGGCCGTCCTCTGCGCTCGTGCCGACGCCGTCGGCGCCGAGCTCGCGGTCGAGGGGCGGGATTTCGCGGTGACGCGCCGCTCGCCGATGGCGAGCGGCCAGCTCCTGTCCTTCCGGGGACTCCACCGGCAGTACGACGACGTCCCGCTCGC includes these proteins:
- a CDS encoding methylenetetrahydrofolate reductase, yielding MLTRTRSDVVRRLLDNARFEVLPTARVEEAVVTHLAPGRTVTVTASPSQGLEATLALTERLAALGYDVVPHLAARMIAGRSELAEISDRLLGSGVTTVFVPGGDADPVGPYAGALDLLDDLASIGNPFAEVGITGYPESHPTIHDDVTVQTMWDKRRHATQIVSNLTFDPRVLGSWVRRVRARGVTTPILVGLPGPVDRTKLLTMATKIGVGESTKFLAKNRGVFGRIAVPGGYDPMRLLTRAAGVLGDDRMHVRGLHLFTFNQVAETEAWRREQLARWER
- a CDS encoding bifunctional folylpolyglutamate synthase/dihydrofolate synthase encodes the protein MGAVSAVAAGAPEMALADVEQQLLARWPETRMDPTLDRVAMLLGLLGRPETAYRSIHLTGTNGKTSTARMVEALLAACGSRTGRFTSPHLESMRERISLDLHPIDVDRFVRSYQAVAEQAAVVDCASTHPVSFFEMTVAMAYQAFAAHGVDAAVVEVGMGGRWDATNVITADVAAILPVALDHTDYLGPTVEAIAAEKAGIIKAGAAAVSARQPDDVSAVLCARADAVGAELAVEGRDFAVTRRSPMASGQLLSFRGLHRQYDDVPLALHGEHQAQNAAVAIASAEAFLGGPLDVDLVRTVLGRVASPGRFEIRPGTPPVVLDAAHNPHGARALARNLAEQVSGRTIAVLAVMADKDYSAVLHELEGVVDLVVCTRNSSPRSLPADELAAQATDVFGPSRVHLAADVASGLAAARALADARPGSTDVVLVTGSVVTVGDASSGPTDG